Part of the Paenibacillus terrae HPL-003 genome is shown below.
GTGGGACGCGTCAACGCAGACGGCGATTTGGATGCAGCCGTGGAGGGACATGGGCCCGGGACTTATTTTGACACCCACCTCTCTTCCCTCCCGATGAAAAAACAATGGCTTGGCTTCATGTCGACGCCGCTCGGCACAGTGCATGTAGACCAGGGAGCCGAGGAAGCGCTGGTGAATGGCGGTCATAGCCTGCTTCCCGTTGGCGTACGGCGCGTGGAAGGTAGCTTTCATGCCGGAGATGTCGTTGAGGTGCTGGGGCCGGAAAATAAGGTATTGGGACGCGGCATCGTCAATTATGACGATGAGCAGCTTCGAAGCGTACAAGGATTACCAAGCGGCGAGGTTGTGGGCAAGATTGGCCCCATTCACCGGCTTGAGGTGATTCACAGGGATGAATGGATTACATTATAAATGCAGGGAGGCCGTAACATGAGTGAATTAACGACGAACACAGCCGCAGCAGATGAAAGCCAGTTCAGTGAAGTACGCGTCAAAGCGACTCTGGCAAAAAAAAGCGCCGGGGTCATGAACCGACTGACGACAGCACAAAAAAATGAAGCGCTGCTCGCCATGGCTGAAGCACTGGTAAATCATACAGAAGAGCTGATTGCAGCGAACAAAAACGACTTAGAGCGAGGACGGGAAATGGGAACGTCGGAATCACTGCTCGACCGTCTCAAGCTGACCGAAGACCGGATCGGATCCATCGCTGAAGGCTTGCGCCAAATTGTGGAGCTGCCGGATCCGGTCGGTGACACGCTAGAGCATATCGAACGTCCAAACGGTCTGCGTATTGAGAAAATACGTGTGCCGCTGGGTGTCATCGGCATCATCTATGAAGCGCGTCCTAATGTAACGGTCGATGCTGCGGGCCTGTGTCTGAAAACAGGAAATCCGGTTGTGCTGCGCGGTGGCTCGGCTGCTCTGTTTTCCAACCGTAAAATCATTGAAGTTCTCCAACAGGCGTTGGATACAACTGCCGTACCGCGCGATGCGCTTCAGCTCATTGAAGATTCAGACCGTGCCTCTGTCAACGAAATGCTCACCTTGAACGGTCTGCTGGATGTGATCATTCCACGTGGTGGACGTTCGCTCATTCAAAACGTTGTTCAGAACGCTTCCGTGCCTGTAATCGAAACTGGTGCTGGCGTATGCCATACTTATTTGGACGCTACGGCGGATACACAGATGGCTGAGGCAATTACACTGAACGCCAAGGTGCAAAGACCGTCGGTATGTAACTCTATGGAAACACTGCTCGTTCACTCGGATTATGCACAGGCACATCTGACGAGTTTGGCAGAACGCTTCCGTGAGGCCGGGGTCGAGCTGCGCGGCTGCGCACGGACACAAGAACTGGTTCCTTGGGCTGTTCCAGCCACGGAAGAGGATTATGGCACCGAGTATAATGATTACATTATGAATATCAAGGTAGTAGACCATTTGGACGGAGTGCTGGAGCATATTGCTCAGTACGGTACAATGCACTCGGAATGTATTGTGACCGCAAATGAAGCCCATGCCGAACGTTTTCTGCAAGAAGTGGACGCGGCAGCCGTGTATCACAATGCCTCCACCCGCTTCACGGATGGCTTTGAGTTTGGATTTGGTGCCGAGATCGGGATCAGTACGCAAAAATTACATGCTCGCGGTCCAATGGGATTGCCTGCGCTGACTTCAACCAAATATCGCGTGTACGGTACTGGACAAATCAGGGAATAATATCATTTATCAATCCGTATCCTTGGAGGTTATGAAACCATGTGTGAAT
Proteins encoded:
- a CDS encoding glutamate-5-semialdehyde dehydrogenase is translated as MSELTTNTAAADESQFSEVRVKATLAKKSAGVMNRLTTAQKNEALLAMAEALVNHTEELIAANKNDLERGREMGTSESLLDRLKLTEDRIGSIAEGLRQIVELPDPVGDTLEHIERPNGLRIEKIRVPLGVIGIIYEARPNVTVDAAGLCLKTGNPVVLRGGSAALFSNRKIIEVLQQALDTTAVPRDALQLIEDSDRASVNEMLTLNGLLDVIIPRGGRSLIQNVVQNASVPVIETGAGVCHTYLDATADTQMAEAITLNAKVQRPSVCNSMETLLVHSDYAQAHLTSLAERFREAGVELRGCARTQELVPWAVPATEEDYGTEYNDYIMNIKVVDHLDGVLEHIAQYGTMHSECIVTANEAHAERFLQEVDAAAVYHNASTRFTDGFEFGFGAEIGISTQKLHARGPMGLPALTSTKYRVYGTGQIRE